Part of the Candidatus Kapaibacterium sp. genome, GCTGGTTCGAATCCAGCAGAGCCCACTAAGGGGTGGTCAGCGGGTTGACGCGTAGCGGCCGTAGGAGGCCTTCCAGCGTCACCAGCAGCCTGGTCCACAGCCAGAAGGTATGCGCAGCTTCACCTCGCAGCCTGTGAAACGTATTCGCAGAAGCGTCTGAGCCCTACTACCTCGACGCTGCCGCTGGTTGGATACTGCTCCTGCCCTGGGTAGATGAGCCAGCGCCGCTCGGCTTTCACATCGTCACATGCCAGGTGGAATCCCCACAAGGGATGCGGTGCAGGGCTCCGTTTGATCTCCACAGCCCAGCGCGTCCCGGTGGGGAGGAGGAGCAACAGATCAATCTCTGCTCCAGCGCTCGTGCGGTAGAAGTAGAGCTCCGTTCCCTCGGGCGCGCTGGCAGCGATGTTCTCTATCACCCATCCCTCCCAGCTCGCACCAGCGATCGGGTGTGCCAGCAAGTCCTCCAACGAACGGATTCCCAAGAGCGCATGGA contains:
- a CDS encoding DUF4143 domain-containing protein — its product is MGLDARTVNRYVDTFVDLFLLRRLQPWYEGVGKPLVKAPRLYLRDSGPLHALLGIRSLEDLLAHPIAGASWEGWVIENIAASAPEGTELYFYRTSAGAEIDLLLLLPTGTRWAVEIKRSPAPHPLWGFHLACDDVKAERRWLIYPGQEQYPTSGSVEVVGLRRFCEYVSQAAR